A region of the Pseudomonas sp. J452 genome:
GGCGGGCGGCTTTTTCCTGCTCTTTCTTGATCTCGCTGCGAATCAGGGTCAGGCGTTGGCCCTGGGCATGCACGAAGAAGGCGGTGATGCAGATATACAGCGTGGCTAGCAGGATGCTGACCATGGCCACCAGGATCGGCGTGGCCGCATTGATTTTCGGCTGCAGCAGGGCGGTGTTCAAGGCCATGCTGCCAGCGGCGATCAGCAGGGTCAGACCCATGTAGCGCAGACCTCCGGAGATCAGCGCACTGAAACTGAGGGTCAGCAGGATCATCAGCCCCGGTACCACCGAGAAACCCATCAGCACGGCGGCAGCGCCTGCATGGGCAGAGTCGATGAACAGCAAGCTGAGGCGCGTCTGCTGCGGATAGTCCTGCTTGAAGCGGTTGCCCAGGTGATGGGCCAGGTGTGGGTAGAGCAGGGCGTAGGGCACCATCCACAGGATGTCGTAGGCGAAGTGCTGGGCGTAGGTGCCGGCGGCGATGCTGGCGGCGGTGGCGATGTAGGCCAGCACGCGTGAGTAGTATTCGCGCAGCAGCGGGGCGGACTGAACCTGGGCAGGTAACTTCATGAAGTGAAACGATCCCCGATAGTTTTCTGACGCTTCTAAGCGAGCGTTCAGACGGTCTGCAAAACCTGAACCAGTGTTGCGGCAGGAGGAGGATCATAACCAAGCGTATGCTCGGCGGCCAAGTGCGACCGCCGAATGGTGATTTTCGCAGGCTGCCTGGTTCAGCTGGCCGCAGGTTGCATGGCGGCCTTGTAGAGGGACTGCCGTGGCTGGGCGAAGACCCGGCGCAGCATGGGCTCGAAGAACGCCAGGGGCAGGGTTTCGCCCTGTGGGTCAAAGGCGGCGGCGTCGTAGCGGGCGCAGAACTCGATGGTGCGCTGGTACTGCGGGTGCTCCTTGAACTGTTCGCGCAGGTGGCGATCCAGGCCCAGGTGATGGAAGAAGTAGTAGCCCTGGAAGATCCCGTGTTTTTCCACCATCCACAGGTTTTCCGCGCTGACGAACGGCTTGAGGATGGCGGCGGCGATATCCGGGTGGTTGTAGCTGCCGAGGGTGTCGCCGATGTCGTGGAGCAGGGCACAGACCACGTATTCCTCATCTTCACCGGCGCGGTGGGCCAGGGTGGCGGCCTGCAGGGAGTGGCTCAGGCGATCCACCGGAAAGCCGCCGAAGTCGCCATCCAGCAGTTTGAGGTGGCTCAGGATACGGTCCGGCAAGTGCTTTGCGTAGGCAGCGAAATCCTCGGCGATGATGGCCCAGTCCTCGGCCTGGCCGTCTTGCATATGGGTGAAACGGGCGCGGCTGTTCATCAGGTCGGTCTCGTTCTTGTTGTAACCGATGACGGTGCGATCAGAAGCGGATGCGCCCGGTGAAGGCGTCCTTGAGCATCACCCAGTCGCCCATCAGGCTGTACAGCGGGTACTGGAAGGTGGCCGGGCGGTTCTTCTCGAAGACGAAGTGGCCAACCCAGGCAAAGCCATAGCCGGCGACCGGCAGGGCCAGCAGCCAGAGCCATTGCTGGGTCAGCAGGCTGTAGCCGAGGATGGTCAGGACCAGCAGGCTGCCGACATAGTGCAGGCGCCGGCAGATATCGTTGCTGTGTTCCTGCAGGTAATAGGGATAGAACTCGGCAAAGCTCTGGTAGCGTTCGGTGGGTGCGGCGCTCATGGCGTACCTCCTGTCATTGTCGACGGACAGTGTAGGGTGGCTGTCTTCTGCGGCCAGTGACATACAGTGCCAGTTTAGTATCCTTGCGCCGCCAGCCTGCGCTTGAACAGAACAAGAATTAGCCTATGAGCGAACGTACCACTTCATCCAGTTGGGCTTCCGGCATCGTTGCGGCGCTGGAGCTGGGCGGTGTCGACTGCCGCAGCCTGTTTGCCCGCCTGGGCCTGGATTACGCGGCACTCAGCGATGCCGATGCGCGCTTCCCGCAGGATGCCATGACCCGCCTGTGGCACCTGGCCGTGGAGGCCTCCGGCAATCCGGCGATCGGTCTGAACATGGCGAAGACCCTGCGTCCGTCGTCGTTCAACGTGGTCGGCTATGCGGTGATGTCCAGTCGCAACCTGCAGGAAGGCTTCGCCCGTCTGGTGCGCTATCAGCGGATCATCGGTGAGGGTGCCGACCTCAGCTTCCACCCCACGCCGGAAGGCTACGAGATCGTTCTGGCCATCCACGGTGATCGCCTGCCTTCCGCAAGCCAGAGTGCCGAAGCATCGCTGGCGTATTCCCTGGCGTTCTGTCGCTGGCTGACCGGCAAGCCACTGAGTCCGCGTCTGGCCAGCTTCATGGGCCCGCCGCCAGCGGATATGCAACCCTACCGTGAAGTATTCCAGTGCCCGCTGAAGTTCAACGCCGAGCGCTATGCGCTGTTGTTCGAACGGGCCGACCTGGATGCGCCGCTGCCCTCGGCCAACGAGGCGCTGGCGCAACTGCATGATCGTTTTGCCGGCGATTATCTGGCGCGCTTCTCGGGCAGCCGGGTGACCCATCAGGTGCGTCAGGTGCTGTGCCGCCTGCTACCGCAGGGTGAGCCCAAGCGCGAGACCGTGGCGCAGGCTCTGCTGCTGTCCGAGCGCACCTTGCAGCGCCGCTTGCAGGATGAAGGCACCAGCTATCAGCAGTTGCTCGACGATACGCGCCGCGAGCTGGCCGGCCAGTACCTGACCCAGCCCAACCTGACCTTGCTGGAGATTTCCTATCTGCTGGGTTTTGCCGATCCGAGCAATTTCTTCCGCGCATTTCGCCGCTGGTTCGATGTCACCCCAGGCGAGTATCGCGCGCGCTTATAAGGTTTGATCCGGCCGGGCAGCATTGCGCTGATCGGCTGTCAGCCCTCTGCGTCAGGCGCAGAGGGCTATCCACTCAGCCGACGGTCACCTGCGGCATGGCCGGCATGGTTACGGTCTGCTCGGCGCGCGGGGCTAGCACTTCGGCTTCGCCATCGACCACTTGCTCAGCGTTCTGGTTGAACACCCGGGTGGCCAGGCGCACGCGGCCCTTGGGCAGCTTTTCCAGCACTTCCAGTTTTACCGTCAGGGTGTCGCCCAGTTTCACCGGACGGGTGAACTTGAGCTGCTGGCCGAGGTAGATGGTGCCCGGGCCGGGCAGGCGGCAGGCGATGGCCGCGCTGATCAGTGCGCCGCTGAACATGCCGTGGGCGATACGTTCCTTGAACATCGTTTCGGCGGCGAAGGCGGCGTCCAAGTGGACCGGGTTGTTGTCGCCGGATACGGCGGCGAACAGCTGGATGTCGCGCTCTTCAACGGTCTTGTCGAAGCTGGCCTGCTGGCCGACCTCGAGGGCTTCGTAGGGGATATTGGTGACCTGGGTCATGCGGGCTCCTGGACAGGTGTGGGGCACTGACGGCTGTGGGCGAGGGTCGCGTCCAGCCAGTCGAGCAGGTAAGTGGTCACCTCGTCGCGGTTGCTCTCGTTGAGCAGCTCGTGGCGGGCGTCGGGGTAGATCTGCAGTTGCACGTCCTTGAGGCCGGCGGCGCGCAGCGCACCGGCCAGATCAGCAAGACGCTTGCCCTCGCTGACCGGGTCACGGTCACCGCCGATCACCAGCAGCGGCAGGTCGCTGTCGATCTGTGCCAGGTTGTCGACCTGGCTGATGTACTGCATGCCACCGAGCAGGTCGATCCACAGCTGGTTGCTGCAGGGGTGGCCGCAGAACGGGTCGTGGATGTACTTGTCGACTTCTGCCGGGTCGCGGCTGAGCCAGTCGAAGGCCGTACGGTTGGGCTTGAAGGCCTTGTTGAACGAGCCGAAGGAGAGGAAGTCGATCAGCTTGCTGTGGCCGCCCGGCCCCTGACGCCAGCGCTCGGCACGGGCAATCAGGCTAGCCAGCTTGTACAGCCGCGGCGACTGATAATTGGAGCCGGAGAGGATGGCGCCCTGCAGGCTGCAACTGTGGCGCATCAGGTAGGCCTGGCCGATGTAGCTGCCCATGCTGTGTGCCAGCAGGAAGATCGGCGCCTGCGGGTGCTGCTGGCGGATATGGTGATTGAGGCTGGCCAGGTCGCCGACCACCTTGCTCCAGCCGTCGGCATCGGCGTAATGGCCGAGTACGCCGCGTTCGGCGGTGCGGCCGTGGCCGCGTTGGTCGAGGGCGTACACGGCAAAGCCGTCGGCGACCAGGCTCTCGGCCAGGCGCGCATAGCGGGCGCTGTGCTCGGCCATGCCGTGGGCGATCATCACCACGGCCTTGGGCGGGCTCTCGCCATGCCAGTGGTTGACCAGCAGGGCGCTGCCGTCAGTGGCGCTGAGCCAGAAGTCTTGGTGCTGCATGGCGGGTCCTTGTGCCCAGGATGTCGCGGCATTGTGCATGGGCGGGGCGGGGCAGGCCAAGTACTGTTCAGCGCACTGGATTGGCGTATCGCTGGAGAATGCGCGTGTATTCGCCGCTGCTGTGCAGTTCGGCCAGGCCGCGGGCGAAGATGGCTGCCCAGTCCGGTTGTCCGGGTTTCTGGGCGGTGAAACCGACAAATAGCGGAATGCGCTCCAGGGCTGGCTCCTGCCAGTGCAGGCGGCCGCGCAAAGCGGCATCCTGGTTGATCAGGTAGTCGCCGACGGTACGTTCCAGCAACACCAGATCGAAACGCCGCGCCGCCAGTTTGCGCAGGTTGCTGATGTCGTCCACGGCTTCTTCGGCGCTGAAGCCCGAGCGCAGCAGGTTGGGTGGATAGCCATAGCCGCGCACGATGCCGACGCGCTGGCCACGCAATTCGCTCAGGCTCTGATAGGCCACCGGTTTGCTCTTGCGTACGAAGAAGCCCAGCTGGCTGTAGAACAGCGGGCGCGAAGCGATCAGCTGTTCCTCGATGATTTCCTGTGGCCACAAGGCCAGCGCGCCCTGGTAATTGCCACTGCGCAGGTCGGCGCGCACCCGTGCCCAGGGCAGGAAGTCCACCTGCGCGACATGGCCCTGGGTAGCGAAGGCGCGTACGGTCAGCTCGACGATGCTGCCGCCGGTCGGCAGCGCCTGCGAGCAGTACGGCGGGTATTCCAGGGTGGCTAGGCGCAGCTCTGCGGCCACAGGCAGGCTCAGGCAGAGGGAGAGCAGTAGGGCGGACAGGCTCAGGCGCATTAGGACGGGTCGTGATGACTAACTATTAGCTATAGCTCAACAGAGTGGTGATCGCTCTGCAATCATTGGCAAGATTCATGCGGTCAATGAGTCAGTCGTGGGTATTTGCCTGCGTCCGTGGAGCTGTTAAGTTCCGGGGCAGCCCGGCTGTTGTCTTGACGGTCGGTTAGGATTTTCAGGTCAAGGGGAATAACAACAATGCAACCTGACTTTTGGGACGACAAACGCCCGGCTGGGGTCTCCAATCAACTCGATCTCTCCACCTACCGCTCGGTGGTCGAAGTGTTCGAGCGTTCCTGCAAGAAGTTCGCTGACCGACCGGCGTTCAGCAACCTCGGTGTCACGCTGACCTATGCCGAGCTGGAGCGCCATTCAGCGGCGTTCGCCGGCTGGTTGCAGAAAAACACCGACCTCAAGCCCGGCGACCGTATCGCCGTGCAGATGCCCAATATCCTGCAGTACCCGATTGCCGTGTTCGGTGCCATGCGCGCCGGCCTGATCGTGGTCAACACCAACCCGTTGTACACCGTGCGCGAGATGCGTCACCAGTTCAATGATGCTGGTGTACGGGCCTTGGTTTACCTCAATACCTTCGGCAAGTCGGTGCAGGACGTGCTGCCCGACACCCCGATCGAGTACCTGATCGAAGCGCGCATGGGCGACCTGATGCCGAGCCTCAAGGGCTGGCTGGTCAATACCCTGGTGAATAAGGTCAAGAAGCTGGTGCCGGACTACAGCCTGCCGCAGGCACTGGCATTCAAGGACGTGCTGCGCAATGGTCGCGGGCATGCACTGAAACCGGCCAAGGTCGCTTTCGACGATGTCGCCGTGCTGCAGTACACCGGTGGCACCACGGGCGTGGCCAAGGGCGCCATGCTGACCCATGGCAACCTGATCGCCAACATGCAGCAGGTGCACAACTGCCTGCAGCAGACGGCGGAAGACGGCCAGCCGCTGATGAAGGAGGGTGGCGAGATCATGATCGCGCCGCTGCCGCTCTACCATATCTATGCCTTCACCGCGAACTGCATGTGCATGATGGTCAGCGGCAACCACAATGTGCTGATCACCAATCCGCGCGACATTCCGGGCTTCGTCAAGGAGCTCGGCAAGTGGCAGTTCTCCGCGTTTCTGGGGCTCAACACCCTGTTCGTTGCGCTGATGGACAATCCCGAGTTCAAGAACCTCGATTTCTCCCGGCTCAAGCTGACCAACTCCGGCGGCACCGCGCTGGTTAAGGCCACGGCCGAGCGCTGGCAGCAGATGACCGGTTGCGCCATTGTCGAAGGCTACGGCCTCACCGAAACTGCGCCGGTCGCCACCACCAACTGCTACGGCAAGCTGGCGCGCCTGGGCACCGTGGGCATTCCGGTGGCAGGCACGGCGCTCAAGGTGATCGATGACGACGGTGTCGAGCAGCCGATCGGCGAACGTGGCGAGCTGTGCATCAAGGGCCCGCAGGTGATGAAAGGCTACTGGCAGCGCCCGGAAGCCACCGCCGAGGTACTGGATGCCGAAGGCTGGTTCAAGACCGGTGACGTGGCGGTGATCGACCCGGACGGCTATGTACGCATCGTCGACCGCAAGAAGGACATGATCATCGTCTCTGGCTTCAACGTGTACCCCAACGAGATCGAGGACGTGGTCATGGCTCATCCGAAGGTTGCCAGCTGCGCGGCCATCGGTGTGCCGGACGAGAAATCCGGCGAGGCGGTCAAGCTGTTCGTCGTGCCGCGCGAGGGCGGTATCAGCGTGGAAGAGTTGAAGGCCTTCTGCCGGGAGAACTTCACCGGCTACAAGGTGCCCAAGCACATCGTCTTCAGGGACGCCTTGCCAATGACACCGGTCGGCAAGATTCTGCGTCGCGAACTGCGCGATATCGCCTAAAAGCCCTATGCTGCCTGCTGTCCGGAGAAGTTTTCCGGATAGTCAAGAAAATGACCGTCCAGCATTGGGTGGTCATTTTTATGACCGTTCGGGGCAGGTTTGGTGCTAGTCGGTGTTTGGCAAAGCTGCTACTCTCGGCCCGATTTTTTGCCGACCCGTCGGCGAAAACGCACACCAATCACAAAAAATAACCGCCATTGCGCGGTGTAAATAAGCTGTTGCTCAGGAGTAGGCTTTTCATGACCGAAAACTTCTGGAAGGACAAGTACCCTGTCGGGATCGCTGCCGAGATCGATGCCGACCAGTACCCCAATATTCAGACCGTACTGAAACAGTCCTGCCAACGCTTTGCCGACAAGCCTGCGTTCAGCAACCTGGGCAAGACACTCACCTACGGTGAGTTGTACGAGTTGTCCGGCGCCTTTGCCGCCTATCTGCAGAATCACACCGACCTTCAGCCCGGCGACCGCATCGCCGTGCAGCTGCCCAACGTCCTGCAATACCCGGTCGTGGTATTCGGTGCCCTGCGTGCCGGCCTGGTGGTGGTCAACACCAACCCGCTGTACACCGCGCGGGAGATGGAACACCAGTTCAACGACTCCGGCGCCAAGGCCCTGGTCTGCCTGGCCAACATGGCCCACCTGGCCGAGGAAGTGCTGCCCAAGACCGGCATCAAGCACGTGGTGGTCACCGAAGTCGCCGACATGCTGCCGCTGCTCAAGCGCACCCTGGTCAACTTCGTCGTCAAGCATGTGAAGAAGATGGTCCCGGCCTACAATCTGCCGCAGGCCGTATCGATCAACCAGGCCCTGGCCAAGGGCCGTGGCAAGCCGGTCAAGGAAGCCAGCCCGCACAACGGCGATGTCGCCGTACTGCAGTACACCGGCGGCACCACCGGCGTGGCCAAGGGTGCGATGCTGACCCACCGCAACCTGATCGCCAACATGCTGCAATCCAAGGCGCTGATGGGCTCCAACCTCAACGAGGGTTGTGAGATCGTCATCTGCCCGCTGCCGCTGTATCACATCTACGCCTTCACCTTCCATTGCATGGCGATGATGCTCACCGGCAACCACAACATCCTCATCACCAACCCGCGCGACCTGCCGGGCACCGTGAAGGAACTGGGCAACTGGAAGTTCAGCGCCTTCGTCGGCCTCAACACCCTGTTCGTCGCCCTGTGCAACAGCGAAGACTTCCGCAAGCTGGACTTCTCCGCGCTGAAGCTGACCCTGTCTGGCGGCATGGCCCTGCAACTGGCTGCGGCCGAGCGCTGGAAAGCCGTCACCGGCTGCGCCATCTGCGAAGGTTACGGCATGACCGAAACCAGCCCGGTGGTGTCGGTCAACCCGTTCCAGAACATCCAGATCGGCACCATCGGCATCCCGGTTCCGTCGACCCTGTGCAAGGTCATCGACGACGCCGGCAACGACCTGCCGATGGGCGAGCGTGGCGAGCTGTGCGTCAAGGGCCCGCAGGTGATGAAAGGCTACTGGCAGCGCCAGGAAGCCACCGACGAGATGCTCGACAAGGATGGCTGGCTGAAGACCGGCGACATCGCCGTGATCCAGGATGACGGCTTCATGCGCATCGTCGACCGCAAGAAGGACATGATTCTGGTGTCCGGCTTCAACGTCTACCCGAACGAGCTGGAAGACGTGCTGGTGACCCTGCCGGGCGTGCTGCTGTGCGCCGCCATCGGCGTGCCGGACGAGAAGTCCGGCGAGGCGATCAAGGTCTTCGTGGTGGTCAAACCAGGCGAAAGCCTGACCAAGGAGCAGGTGATGGAGCACATGCGTGCCAACCTTACCGGCTACAAGGTGCCGCGCACTGTCGAGTTCCGTGACAGCCTGCCGACCACCAACGTCGGCAAGATCCTGCGCCGCGAGCTGCGTGACGAAGAGCTGAAGAAGATCGCCGCCAAGGCCTGATGCCTGCGCTGCAATGATAAAGCCCCGCTTCGGCGGGGCTTTGTCGTTTCTGCGCGGTGCTGCTTCCAAGGAGGGCAGGGCCCGCGCCTGAAAAGAGGCATTCAGGGGCTGCTTATGATCTCGCGAGATAGAGAAAAACAGCCGAGGAAGCGAAGTTTACGAGCCGTAATGAGCATGGCTCGTTTCACTCGCCCTTTGGGGCGCGCTAAACAAGCCGCGCTCCAAGGCTGTTTTGCGCCGAATAGCCGGCGTGCCGCAGATCGTAGGCAGGTGCTCAGAGCTTCTTGGCAGAGATGATCAGCACCGGCTGGCGCGGTACGTTCTGGTGCATGCCGCGGTTGCCGGTCGGTACCTGGGCGATCTTGTCGACCACTTCCATGCCGCGCACTACCTTGCCGAACACCGCATAGCCGAAGTCGCGGCCGCCGTGGTCGAGGAAGGCGTTGTCCTTGTGGTTGATGAAGAACTGGCTGGTGGCCGAGTCGACGACCTGGGTGCGGGCCATGGCCAGGGTGCCGCGCAGGTTGCGCAGGCCGTTGTCGGCCTCGTTCTTGATCGGATCCTGGGTGTCTTTCTCGCCCATGTCGGCATCGAAGCCGCCGCCCTGGACCATGAAACCGGGGATCACCCGGTGGAACTGGGTGCCGTCGTAGAAACCGGATTCCACATAGGCGAGGAAGTTCTTGGCGCTGATCGGCGCCTTGTCGGCGGCCAGCTCGATCTCGACTTCACCGAGGCTGGTGGTCAGCAGCACATGGGGATTCTCGGTGGCAGTCTCGGCGGCCATCAGGTTGAGGCTGAGCAGCAGGCTGCAGGCGGCGAGGGCAAGTTTGTTCAGCATGGGTAGGTCCTTGTTTTCAGGGTTTTTCGACTGAGCCAATAAAACTCAGCAGGGTCGTGTTGAACTGATCGGGCTGATCCATCGGTGTGGCATGGCGCGACTGCGGGATGACCACCAGGCGCGCGTCGGGCAGCCGCTCGACATAGCGTTCCTTGTGCGCCACCGGGGTGTAGTCGCGGTCACCGCTGATCACCAGCGTAGGACAGGTGATATTGCCCAGGTGTTCCCAGACGCTCCAGCCGATGATGGCATCCAGGCTGGCCAAATAGGCGCGTTTGTCGTTCTGCGGCCAGCGCTGCTCGATCTTCTGCCGCAGCTCGGCCTGTTCCGGACGCGGGAAGAGGATGCGTCCCAGGCCCTTGCCGATGGTCTCCAGGCTGAGCAGGCGCGAGAGTGCCCAGCGCTTACCCAGCTGCCACCAGTCGCCCAGGCTCTTGGCGCGCACTTCCGGGGTGCTGTTGACGATGGTCAGGCTATGCAGCAGTTCAGGGCGCTCGACGCCAAGCTGGAAGGCAATCATGCCGCCCATGGAAATACCGACCAGGTGTACCTTGCCGAGCTTGAGGTGCTCGATCAGGGCGGCCACGTCGTCGGCAAACTGCGCAATGCTGTAGGCCTCGTGCGGCTTGCCGGAACGGCCGTGGCCACGCACGTCGAGGGCGATCACCCGGTGGCTGCGGCTGAGCAGCGGCACCTGGTATTCCCAGTCACGGATGCTTGAGCCCAGACCGTGTACCAGCAGCAGTGGTGTGCCCTGGCCATGGTCCTCGAAGTGCAACTGGCAGCCGGCGTGTTCGAAATAAGACATGGCTGGGCCCTCAGTTGGCGGGTAGGGGCGCGGCGAACGGCGCATCGAGTGGGGCGGCATCGAAGGTCTTGATCAGTTCGACGAGAATCTGCGTGGCCGGGCCCAGCGGCTTTTCCTTGTTGGCATACAGCGAGAAGGAGGGGTTGCGCGTGCCGCCCTGGGCCAATGGCAGGGGCTTGAGCAGGCCTTCGCGCAATTCGCGCTCGATCAGGTGACGCGGCAGCCAGGCGAAGCCCAGGCCGCTGCTGACGAATGAGGCGGCGGTGGGCAGGCTGCCAACCGTCCAGCGCTGCTCGGCGCCGAGCCAGCCGACATCGCGCGGCTGGGTGCGGCCGGAGTCGCGGATTACCACCTGCATCTGGCTCTCCAGGTCCTGGAAGGTCAGTTCGCGCTGCAGGCGGTGCAGGGCGTGATCAGGATGGGCGACGGCGACGAACTCGACGCTGCACAGCTCGGTGCCCAGATAGCCGGAGATATTTAGGCTGGTGACAGCCAGGTCGGCGGTGCCTTCCAGCAACACTTCCTCGACTCCCGACAGCACTTCTTCACGCAGGCGCACGCGGCAGCCGCGGCTTTGCGGGATAAAGGCGGAGAGGGCGCGCACCAGGCGTGCGTTGGGGTAGGCGGCGTCGACCACCAGGCGCACTTCGGCTTCCCAGCCCTGTTCCATGTAGTGGGCCAGGTCTTCCAGCTGGCTGGCCTGCTTGACCAGTTGCCGCGAGCGCCGTAGCAGCACTTCGCCGGCCTCGGTCAGCACCGCCTTGCGCCCGTCGATGCGCAGCAGCGGCACGCCGAGCTGTTCCTGCATGCGTGCCACCGTGTAGCTCACCGAGGATTGCGAGCGATGCAGCACATCGGCGGCCTGGGCGAAGCCGTTGTGGTCGACCACCGCCTGCAGCGTGCGCCATTGATCAAGGGTGACACGGGGCGCTTTCATCGTTGCTTCCTCTTCTCTACTCTTGGTGTCCCCTGAAGGAGACGCTGCATGAAAAAGCTTTGCCTGGCTCTGGTCACTCTGTTGCCGCTCACCGCCGTGGCTTATCCGGTAGAAATGAACAAGCAGATGAATGGCGCCGAAGTGTCGGCGACGCTTGAGGATATCGACAGCGATATCGGCTCGGTGATGCTCTACAACTACGGTCAGCGCGCTGCCCAGTGCAAGGCCACGTTCCGCAATGGCCCGGATGCGCCGCGTACGCGCAAGATCGATCTGGCGCCGGGGCAGAACAGCAACCTGACGGTGAAGTTCGGCCGTCAGGTGATCAAGCTGCGTGTCGACCTGACCTGCAAGCCCATCTGAGAACCTGTTTACGATCTCCTGGCCGTCGGCCATACGGCGTTAAAAACAGCCTCGAAATGCTCATTTACAGCTCGTAAACTCCGCTTCCTCGGCTATTTTTGCCTTGTCTGGCTCTAGTCCAAAAGATCGTAAACAGGTTCTGAAGCGTTAAGCAGAGCTGTTGGCAGCCTAGTGCGGGGCTGCCTACAAATCAACTTAATCGATAGGTAATAGCGGTTTTTTGCGCTTTTTAATCGATCTGTATCACCCTAATCTGCCCCCATCGACGCACAACAACCCCCGATGGAGGTAAGCCAAATGTCCCGTGTCCTGGTTATCGAAAGCAGCGCCCGTAAAGAAGGTTCCGTATCCCGTCAGCTGACCGCCGACTTCATCGGCCAGTGGCAAGCCGCCAATCCGCAGGATCAGATCCAGGTCCGCGACCTGGCCGTGGAGCAGGTGCCGCATCTGGATATCGACCTGCTCAGCGGTTGGATGAAGCCGACCGAGCAGCAGAACGAAGTGGAGAAGGCCGCTGCCGCCCGTTCCAACCTGCTCACCGACGAACTGCTGGCCGCCGATGTACTGGTCCTGGCGGCACCGATGTACAACTTCGCCATCCCCAGCACCCTGAAATCCTGGCTAGACCATGTGCTGCGTGCCGGCGTCACCTTCAAATACACCGAAGCCGGCCCGCAAGGCCTGCTGACTGGCAAGCGCGCCTATGTGCTGACCGCCCGTGGCGGCGTCTACAGCGGCAGCGCGATGGATCACCAGGAGCCCTACCTGCGCCAGGCGCTGGCCTTCGTCGGCATCCACGACGTGACCTTCATCCATGCCGAAGGCCTGAACATGGGCGCCGAGTTCCTCGAAAAGGGCCTGGCCCAGGCGCGTGAGCAGCTGGCCAAGGTCGCCTGAAAACCTGTCTACGATCAAAAGATCGTAAACAGGCTCTGTAATACCGATCTTCCCTCCGGGCCGTGCTCCTCGGCCCGACGTTTGACCCGCTAGGCCTTGCGCCTGGCGGGTCATTTTTTATCCGGCTGTATGCCTGCTTTCCTGTGTAACTGTGTTTGAAATATTGCACATCCTGTGCTGATATCGTCGCCACTTAATCAGGGCCGGAGGCTCCCGTGCACTTGTCTGGTCGTGGTGTGGCGCTGTCGGTGGCAGCGTCGGTGCTGTTCGTGCTGATTCCCGGCTATGTGCGCGAGCTGGCACCGCTGGATGGCGTGCAGGTGTTCGCCCAGCGCATTCTCTGGTCGATTCCTGCCGTCCTGCTGCTGGTCGCCCTGGCGCGCCAGTGGACGGTATTGGGCGCAGCTTTTACGCGCCTGCGCCGCGAGCCGCTGCTGTTGCCGGCCCTGCTGCTGGCTGCGGCGCTGATGGGGGTGCAGTGGTTGCTGTTCGTCTGGGCGCCGCTGGCCGGGCGCATGCTGGAAGTGTCGCTCGGCTATTTCCTTCTGCCGCTGGCCATGGTTCTGGTCGGCCGGCTGTTCTACGGCGAACGTCTGCGCCCGCTGCAACGCCTGGCGGTGGTCTGTGCGCTGCTCGGTGTGGCCCATGAGTTGTGGCTGACCCAGGCG
Encoded here:
- the fadD1 gene encoding long-chain-fatty-acid--CoA ligase FadD1, which encodes MTENFWKDKYPVGIAAEIDADQYPNIQTVLKQSCQRFADKPAFSNLGKTLTYGELYELSGAFAAYLQNHTDLQPGDRIAVQLPNVLQYPVVVFGALRAGLVVVNTNPLYTAREMEHQFNDSGAKALVCLANMAHLAEEVLPKTGIKHVVVTEVADMLPLLKRTLVNFVVKHVKKMVPAYNLPQAVSINQALAKGRGKPVKEASPHNGDVAVLQYTGGTTGVAKGAMLTHRNLIANMLQSKALMGSNLNEGCEIVICPLPLYHIYAFTFHCMAMMLTGNHNILITNPRDLPGTVKELGNWKFSAFVGLNTLFVALCNSEDFRKLDFSALKLTLSGGMALQLAAAERWKAVTGCAICEGYGMTETSPVVSVNPFQNIQIGTIGIPVPSTLCKVIDDAGNDLPMGERGELCVKGPQVMKGYWQRQEATDEMLDKDGWLKTGDIAVIQDDGFMRIVDRKKDMILVSGFNVYPNELEDVLVTLPGVLLCAAIGVPDEKSGEAIKVFVVVKPGESLTKEQVMEHMRANLTGYKVPRTVEFRDSLPTTNVGKILRRELRDEELKKIAAKA
- a CDS encoding peptidylprolyl isomerase, with translation MLNKLALAACSLLLSLNLMAAETATENPHVLLTTSLGEVEIELAADKAPISAKNFLAYVESGFYDGTQFHRVIPGFMVQGGGFDADMGEKDTQDPIKNEADNGLRNLRGTLAMARTQVVDSATSQFFINHKDNAFLDHGGRDFGYAVFGKVVRGMEVVDKIAQVPTGNRGMHQNVPRQPVLIISAKKL
- a CDS encoding alpha/beta fold hydrolase, encoding MSYFEHAGCQLHFEDHGQGTPLLLVHGLGSSIRDWEYQVPLLSRSHRVIALDVRGHGRSGKPHEAYSIAQFADDVAALIEHLKLGKVHLVGISMGGMIAFQLGVERPELLHSLTIVNSTPEVRAKSLGDWWQLGKRWALSRLLSLETIGKGLGRILFPRPEQAELRQKIEQRWPQNDKRAYLASLDAIIGWSVWEHLGNITCPTLVISGDRDYTPVAHKERYVERLPDARLVVIPQSRHATPMDQPDQFNTTLLSFIGSVEKP
- a CDS encoding LysR family transcriptional regulator, encoding MKAPRVTLDQWRTLQAVVDHNGFAQAADVLHRSQSSVSYTVARMQEQLGVPLLRIDGRKAVLTEAGEVLLRRSRQLVKQASQLEDLAHYMEQGWEAEVRLVVDAAYPNARLVRALSAFIPQSRGCRVRLREEVLSGVEEVLLEGTADLAVTSLNISGYLGTELCSVEFVAVAHPDHALHRLQRELTFQDLESQMQVVIRDSGRTQPRDVGWLGAEQRWTVGSLPTAASFVSSGLGFAWLPRHLIERELREGLLKPLPLAQGGTRNPSFSLYANKEKPLGPATQILVELIKTFDAAPLDAPFAAPLPAN
- a CDS encoding 3-phosphoglycerate kinase, which produces MKKLCLALVTLLPLTAVAYPVEMNKQMNGAEVSATLEDIDSDIGSVMLYNYGQRAAQCKATFRNGPDAPRTRKIDLAPGQNSNLTVKFGRQVIKLRVDLTCKPI
- a CDS encoding FMN-dependent NADH-azoreductase; amino-acid sequence: MSRVLVIESSARKEGSVSRQLTADFIGQWQAANPQDQIQVRDLAVEQVPHLDIDLLSGWMKPTEQQNEVEKAAAARSNLLTDELLAADVLVLAAPMYNFAIPSTLKSWLDHVLRAGVTFKYTEAGPQGLLTGKRAYVLTARGGVYSGSAMDHQEPYLRQALAFVGIHDVTFIHAEGLNMGAEFLEKGLAQAREQLAKVA
- the rarD gene encoding EamA family transporter RarD is translated as MHLSGRGVALSVAASVLFVLIPGYVRELAPLDGVQVFAQRILWSIPAVLLLVALARQWTVLGAAFTRLRREPLLLPALLLAAALMGVQWLLFVWAPLAGRMLEVSLGYFLLPLAMVLVGRLFYGERLRPLQRLAVVCALLGVAHELWLTQAFSWVTLVAALGYPPYFMLRRWMRLDALSGFILEMLVLTPLAIWLIHAHGPLGVFDQAPQLWWLLPGLGLLSALAFGAMMAASRLLPLGLFGILSYVEPVLLFALAVLFLGESFDPLQLWTYAPIWLAVLLTGWDSARLLRKQARQVL